The window GGGCGACGACTACGTCTTCACGCTGGGCGTGCGTGTCCTGGCCGGCCACCGCACCATCGCGCCCGGCTACGTGGGCCTCACGCTCGGCGCCGCCGACGTCCCCCACATCGAGCGCGTGATCCGCGAGGCGCTCGAGCGCGCGTACCGGCGGGCCAGCGTGAACGCCGAGATGAAGGCGGACGCGCGGGAGAAGTTCGGCGCCCTGGGCGCGGCGCTGGCCGACACGCGCCTGCACCCCATCGAGGTGCGCGAGGATACCGTCCCCGCCGTCTACGCGGTGGACCCGCGCTCCATGCGCCTGGCCGAGATGGTCGCCTACGCCACCGACGTCTCCCGCCAGGTCGCCGCCGTCGACCCCCGCCTCAAATACAACTCGATCTCGACGCTCACCCAGATGTCGCGCGAGCTCTTCGCCTCGACGGAAGGCGCGCTGATCGACCAGGCCTTCGCCCTGACCCAGGGGGCGTGCTCCATCGTGGCCGTCGCCGGGGTCACCAGCCAGGACCTCTACGACGTGCTCGGCCACCAGCGGGGCTGGGAAATTCTGTCAGAGGGCGTGGGCGAGTCGCTCATCCGTTTCCCGACGTTCCGCGACTTCGCCCTGGAGCTCGGCCGGGAGGGGGTGGCCCTGGCCGAGGCGCCGGTCCTGCCCACCGCTGACCGCGAGGTGGTCGTGGTCACGGACCCGCACTACAACACGCTGGTCGCCCACGAGATCGTCGGCCACCCCGTCGAGCTCGACCGCGCGCTCAAGATGGAGACCGCCTACGCCGGCCGCTCCTGGCTCCTGCGCGGTCTCGGCGAGCACCAGCTCGGCAAGCAGATCGCCTCTCCACTCGTCACCGCGTACTCGGACCCGTCCCTGCCCGGCTACGGCCATTACCGCTACGACCACGAAGGGGCCCCGGCGCGGCGGGTCGTCCACATCGACCGCGGGATCTTCACGGGCTTCATGAATAGCCGCCAGACCGCCGCGATCTTTGGCGGGGCGCCCAACGGGCACTACAAGGCCACCGACGCCGCGTTGGTGCCGCTGATCCGGATGTCCAACACCGTCTTCGCCGGTGGCGACCGCGACCCACGCGACATCCTGAAGGAGGTCGACCATGGCTACTATGTGGCCGGCCATCGCATCCCGTCGATCGCCGAGAGCCGCGAGAACTTCCGGATCTCCGCGCGACGCGTCCACGAGATCCGGAACGGCGAGCTGGGCCGTCTCTACCGCGACGGCGGCATCGCCGCCGACAGCCGCGACTACCTGATGAACGTGGACGCCGTCGGCTCGGACTTCCTGCTGTACCCGATCCCCAACTGCGGCAAGGGCCAGCCCATGCAGACGAAGAAGCTCGGCAACGGGGGCCCCACGATGCGCAGTCGGGCCCGGGTGGTGGGGGGCTGAAGCCGTGGGCCGGGCGCTGATCCCCCTGCTGGTGGCGGCACTGCTCCTGGGGGCCGCGGCGCCGGCGGCGCCGCCCGAGTATCCGGTCGCCTTCGTCACGGTGGACGAGCTGCAGGGGGCGCTCGATCGCGGTCTGCCGGCGGACGTGATCGACGTGCGCGCGCGGGGCGAGTTCGACGAGCTGCACATCAAAGGCGCGCGCTCGATGCCGCTCCCCAGCGTCGCCGACAGGATCGGCGAGATCCCCCGGACGGGCCTCGTGGTCTTCTACTGAGCGTGCCCGCACGCGCTGTCCCGGGGGGCCAGCAACATCCTGTACGCGCGCGGGTGGCGCAACCATCGCGTGCTCGACGAGGGCCTGCCCGGCTGGATCGCGCACGGCTACCCGGTAGAGGGCGCGCGCCGATGATCGCGACCGCCGATCTCGCCAAGGCGGCGCGAGCGGCGCTGGAGTATGCGCAGGCCCAGCCCGGCGTGCGCGAGGTGGAAATCTTCGCCGCCGCCAATACGAGCCTGCTCACCCGGCTCTGCTACACCTCGCACATCGCCTCCAACGGCGTGGAGGAGCCGAAGTCCGCCCAGGCCCACGGCATCGGCATCCAGGCGGTGTTCGATGGGCCCCAGGGTCCCCGGCTCGGCTTCGGCAGCGAGCCCAGCGACCTCACGCCGGGCGGCGCCGAGCGGGCGCTGGGCAAGGCGCGGGCCGCCGCCGTCCTCGATCCCGAGTTCGTCTCGCTACCGCGCCCGCGCCGCGAGCCGCGCGTCCTCTTCGATTATCACGACCCCAAGCTCATGGCCCTCGACGACGCGAGCCTGGTGGAGGCCGGCTGGAAGGTGGTCGGGGGCGCGCTCCGGACCTTCCTGGCGTCCTCCCGCCTGGCCGAGCTGGCGGGGAGCGACGAGGGGCTCCGGGCCCTCGGCCTCATCCTCGGCGGCGACGTCACCGTTGTCCAGGAGCGCATCGCCATCGCCTCCACCCACCTGCCCCAGGTGCAGACGGACGAATCGGCGCTGATCACCGCGTTCGTCACCGCGATGGTGGAGGCCCGCGATGCCAAGGGCTCGGGCTGGTCCACCGGCGTGCGCCTGGACCACTTCACCGACGAGTCCGGCGTCGACGCCGCCCAGCGCGCCATCGAGGCCATCGGCGGCCGGCGGGTGCCGTCGGGCGAGTACACGGTCATCTTCGGCAAGCAGCCGGTGGCCGACCTGCTCAACAACCTCATCGTGCCGGCGTGCACGGCCAGCGCCTTCTACGCCTCCAGCACGCCCTTCCTGGCCAAGCTCGGCCGACGGGTGGCCTCCCCGCTCCTCACCATCTACGATCACGGTGCCATGCCCGGGCTCATGGGCTCCAAAGGCATCACCTGTGAGGGCCTGTCCACCGGGCGCACCGATCTCATCAAGGACGGGATCCTCGTCGGGTGCCTCAGCAACTGGTACGAATCACAACGGCTGCTCCAAGATCCCGCGCTCGCTGGCAAGCTCGGTGCAACCGGAAAGGCCGCGGAGGCCGCGCTGGTGCCGCGCAACGGCTTCCGCTTCGAGGCCGGCGGTGGCCGCCAGTTCTACACTCAGCCGGGGATCGCCGCCTCGAACGTGCTGGTGGAGGGAAGCTCGCCGGCGTCCCTGGACGAGCTGATCCGGACGGTGAGGGACGGGCTTTACATCGGTCGCATCTGGTACACGTATCCCATCAACGGGCTCCGGGCGGGCGATTTCACCTGCACGGTCGTCGGCGATTCGTATATCATCCGCGATGGCCGCCTGGCGGCGCCGCTCCGGCCCAACACGGTGCGGATCAACGACAACATCCTCAGAGTCCTGAACGCCGTCGTCGGCATCACCAAGGACGTGAAGGGCACCATCGTGTGGGCGGCCGACGAGGTCGTCTACGCCCCCGAGATCGCCGTCGCCGGCCTCCGGGTCGAAGAGATCGCCGGCTTCATGGAGGGGCTTTCCTGATGACAGACGTGGCTCGTCTCGAAGCGATCGCCCGCGAATGCCGCGTGCAGATCATCCGGATGCTGGCCCACGCGGGCTCGGGGCATCCGGGCGGCTCGCTCTCGGTCATCGACCTCGTGGTGACGCTCATGTTCGGCCGCATGCGGCACGATCCCCAGCGCCCCCACTGGCCCGAGCGGGACCGGCTGATCCTGTCCAAGGGTCACGCGGTCCCCGCCCTCTACGCGGCGATGGCCCGCGCCGGGTATTTCGCCGACGACCGGCTGATCACGCTCCGCAAGCTGGGCAGCCCGCTGCAGGGGCACCCCGACCGTACCGTGCTGCCCGGCATCGAGGCCGCCACGGGCTCGCTGGGCCAGGGGCTCTCGATCTCGCTGGGGATCGCGCTCGGCCTCAAGATGGCCGGCTCGCCGGCGCGCGTGTACTGCATCCTCGGCGACGGCGAGATCCAGGAGGGTCAGGTCTGGGAAGCGGCGATGTCCGGCCCCCAGCTGGGCCAGCCCCGGCATCCCCTCGACAATCTCACCGTGATCCTGGACTACAACAAGATCCAGCTGGACGACTTCGTCGCCAAGATCCGCGACCTCGAGCCCGTGCTGGCCAAGTGGCAGGCGTTCGGCTGGCCGGTGGTCGAGATCGACGGCCACCAGATCGATCAGATCGACAAGGCC is drawn from Candidatus Methylomirabilota bacterium and contains these coding sequences:
- a CDS encoding rhodanese-like domain-containing protein, producing MGRALIPLLVAALLLGAAAPAAPPEYPVAFVTVDELQGALDRGLPADVIDVRARGEFDELHIKGARSMPLPSVADRIGEIPRTGLVVFY
- a CDS encoding transketolase, coding for MTDVARLEAIARECRVQIIRMLAHAGSGHPGGSLSVIDLVVTLMFGRMRHDPQRPHWPERDRLILSKGHAVPALYAAMARAGYFADDRLITLRKLGSPLQGHPDRTVLPGIEAATGSLGQGLSISLGIALGLKMAGSPARVYCILGDGEIQEGQVWEAAMSGPQLGQPRHPLDNLTVILDYNKIQLDDFVAKIRDLEPVLAKWQAFGWPVVEIDGHQIDQIDKALDQAETTRGKPSFIVAHTVKGKAVSFMENQPEWHGKAPKPAEAIAAVREILGVTEAAWEEYLAKDSTARALVSELRALERK
- a CDS encoding TldD/PmbA family protein, which codes for MIATADLAKAARAALEYAQAQPGVREVEIFAAANTSLLTRLCYTSHIASNGVEEPKSAQAHGIGIQAVFDGPQGPRLGFGSEPSDLTPGGAERALGKARAAAVLDPEFVSLPRPRREPRVLFDYHDPKLMALDDASLVEAGWKVVGGALRTFLASSRLAELAGSDEGLRALGLILGGDVTVVQERIAIASTHLPQVQTDESALITAFVTAMVEARDAKGSGWSTGVRLDHFTDESGVDAAQRAIEAIGGRRVPSGEYTVIFGKQPVADLLNNLIVPACTASAFYASSTPFLAKLGRRVASPLLTIYDHGAMPGLMGSKGITCEGLSTGRTDLIKDGILVGCLSNWYESQRLLQDPALAGKLGATGKAAEAALVPRNGFRFEAGGGRQFYTQPGIAASNVLVEGSSPASLDELIRTVRDGLYIGRIWYTYPINGLRAGDFTCTVVGDSYIIRDGRLAAPLRPNTVRINDNILRVLNAVVGITKDVKGTIVWAADEVVYAPEIAVAGLRVEEIAGFMEGLS
- a CDS encoding TldD/PmbA family protein, with amino-acid sequence MAGALTVELIDALKDTVRDLLRDTARALAHLAYADLRVEVTEVKAAAAENGASKFSGDDYVFTLGVRVLAGHRTIAPGYVGLTLGAADVPHIERVIREALERAYRRASVNAEMKADAREKFGALGAALADTRLHPIEVREDTVPAVYAVDPRSMRLAEMVAYATDVSRQVAAVDPRLKYNSISTLTQMSRELFASTEGALIDQAFALTQGACSIVAVAGVTSQDLYDVLGHQRGWEILSEGVGESLIRFPTFRDFALELGREGVALAEAPVLPTADREVVVVTDPHYNTLVAHEIVGHPVELDRALKMETAYAGRSWLLRGLGEHQLGKQIASPLVTAYSDPSLPGYGHYRYDHEGAPARRVVHIDRGIFTGFMNSRQTAAIFGGAPNGHYKATDAALVPLIRMSNTVFAGGDRDPRDILKEVDHGYYVAGHRIPSIAESRENFRISARRVHEIRNGELGRLYRDGGIAADSRDYLMNVDAVGSDFLLYPIPNCGKGQPMQTKKLGNGGPTMRSRARVVGG